A DNA window from Helianthus annuus cultivar XRQ/B chromosome 15, HanXRQr2.0-SUNRISE, whole genome shotgun sequence contains the following coding sequences:
- the LOC110913076 gene encoding RING-H2 finger protein ATL60 gives MSDSHLVERFGKILMVSIVVFSVAVIFVSFIHHYAKWFWRHREAATNTPRRRRRGDFTAGYQEQQQSGVTVLRRGLDPAFLKTIPVIPFDPKEFTQGLECAVCLSDVCEGEKTRILPKCNHGFHVECIDMWFYSHSTCPICRNTVAVVENLLETQEESTDFPTNILFWGDETEVSTLTSQLEEANSSSSSYHQPASGATQMRPDHLVIDIPLSSLRRNDCDGDQKSPSPVSTSRITRILSGSRRFINPFSSHAGGGEQGSRGHF, from the coding sequence ATGAGCGATTCACATCTAGTAGAACGTTTTGGGAAAATCTTGATGGTCTCAATCGTAGTATTTTCTGTAGCTGTAATCTTCGTATCCTTCATCCACCACTACGCCAAGTGGTTCTGGCGCCACCGAGAAGCCGCCACCAACACCCCCCGTCGCCGCCGCCGTGGCGACTTTACCGCCGGCTACCAGGAACAGCAGCAGTCCGGCGTCACCGTCCTCCGGCGGGGCCTTGACCCCGCGTTTCTAAAAACCATACCCGTTATACCCTTTGACCCAAAAGAATTTACACAAGGGTTGGAATGTGCAGTTTGCTTGTCAGATGTGTGTGAAGGAGAAAAAACACGTATATTGCCTAAATGTAATCATGGGTTTCATGTGGAGTGTATTGATATGTGGTTTTATTCACATTCCACGTGTCCGATATGTAGAAACACTGTTGCTGTTGTGGAGAATCTGTTGGAGACTCAAGAGGAGTCAACAGATTTTCCAACTAATATTTTGTTTTGGGGTGATGAAACTGAAGTTAGCACTTTAACTTCTCAGCTGGAGGAAGctaatagtagtagtagtagttaTCATCAACCCGCTTCAGGAGCAACACAGATGAGACCGGATCACTTGGTGATTGACATACCGTTATCATCATTGAGACGGAATGATTGTGATGGAGATCAGAAATCACCATCGCCTGTTTCAACGTCACGGATAACCAGGATTTTGAGTGGCAGTAGAAGATTTATTAACCCGTTTAGCAGCCATGCCGGTGGTGGTGAACAGGGAAGCAGGGGACATTTTTGA
- the LOC110914665 gene encoding uncharacterized protein LOC110914665 has protein sequence MNVYAPNDAVSRRALWLEILDVRNSAQGLWVMMGDFNEVRDENERMNSEFIDSNAAAFNQFILSAGLVEYNMGGGNFTYMSDNGKKLSKLDRFLVCLGFREQWPNATVLALERGASDHRPIVLSTVQSDFGHTPFRFFNSWFEYNGFLDFVLQQCGEFSFSGPGDLALAIKLRWLKNKIKAWLKMEKARKEGIYSDKKSRLASIERLAEERLLLDGELAERADCRNYMAEFDRITQLDLRQKSRSKWAIDGDENSAYFHHIINSNISSNRLNGLMIDGVWVTNPLLMKNSLFEFFASQFTEPMPVRPVLSCPNLASISDEESSCLECPFTLEEIKAAVWDCDGDRAPGPDGFNFKFIKRCWSGFREDLLKLFNKFYEDGSLNQCCSSSFIALIPKIKDPVGPSDFRPISLIGVINKVISKVLVNRLKKVVGGLISEEQSAFLAGRNIMDGPMVLNEVFSWLKKSRRRGMFFKVDISKAYDSVNWKFLDSIMSQMNFPRRWRAWVMATLYSAKASVLVNGSPTREFLCSRGLRQGDPLSPFLFVIVMEALSKIMEKAVSLGLFNGLKVTNNGPILSHLLYADDAMFVGEWSVSSINNLKRILRCFYLVSGLKVNLAKCSIFGVGVNEEDVQNMAQLLNCKQGTFPFKHLGLMVGANMNLARNWKPVIELFRNRLSIWKAKTLSYGGRITLIKSVLNALPTYYLSLFKAPVKVLDVLDKIRRVFFWGGSEEKAKMNWVAWEKTIAPIEFGGLGFGSLRDANLAMLAKWWWRFKTEKKSLWRRVVWSIHHNSRAWKDIPVKVSVAGPWKNMYSIWQPLLSANIDLKSAFSAVVGDGKNTCFWLDSWAESTPFYLMFPELFHEETVKDCLVQDRWAAGTSGPVFNWAWARPVLDSIAASQLQLLQQVLSVRVGSVGADRWIWKHDGSGVFNVASVKSILSSVNRTRPSNVFEWNNWVPKKVSIVAWRAEMERLPTRCALAVRNVPVSSQMCVICGDYAESSDHIFVSCSFAQMIWQILANWCGIPPIYAFGIKDLLSLHSSSSGSRRKRKVIHAVILVAFWSIWKSRNDAVFRQEVPNVSKSMEEIKSLAFLWVKNRSKVGALSWEDWCRFKLDAMI, from the coding sequence ATGAACGTTTATGCCCCTAATGATGCGGTTAGTAGACGTGCACTTTGGTTGGAGATTTTGGATGTTAGAAACTCGGCTCAAGGTTTATGGGTAATGATGGGCGATTTTAACGAGGTTCGGGATGAGAATGAGCGAATGAATTCTGAATTTATAGATTCTAATGCTGCCGCGTTTAATCAGTTTATATTATCAGCTGGGTTGGTGGAATACAATATGGGCGGGGGCAATTTCACGTATATGTCGGATAATGGTAAAAAGCTTAGCAAACTGGATCGGTTTCTTGTATGCTTGGGGTTTAGGGAGCAATGGCCTAATGCAACGGTGCTTGCATTAGAGAGAGGAGCGTCTGATCATCGGCCAATTGTTTTATCCACTGTCCAGTCGGATTTTGGTCATACCCCTTTCCGGTTTTTCAACTCTTGGTTCGAATATAATGGTTTTCTGGATTTCGTGCTACAGCAGTGTGGAGAGTTCTCTTTTTCGGGGCCAGGAGATCTTGCTTTAGCAATTAAGTTGCGATGGTTGAAAAACAAAATCAAAGCGTGGCTGAAAATGGAAAAAGCTAGGAAAGAGGGTATTTATAGTGATAAAAAAAGTAGACTGGCTAGCATTGAACGCTTGGCGGAAGAAAGGCTATTATTGGACGGGGAATTGGCTGAAAGAGCGGATTGTAGGAATTATATGGCCGAATTTGATAGAATCACCCAGTTGGATCTTAGACAGAAATCGAGATCGAAGTGGGCTATTGATGGGGATGAAAACTCTGCCTACTTCCACCATATTATAAACTCGAATATTAGTTCCAATAGATTAAACGGGCTCATGATTGATGGGGTTTGGGTTACGAATCCTTTACTGATGAAGAATTCGTTATTTGAGTTTTTTGCCAGCCAGTTTACGGAACCGATGCCGGTCCGGCCAGTTTTGTCTTGTCCGAACTTAGCGTCCATTTCAGATGAGGAGTCTTCGTGTTTGGAATGCCCATTTACTCTGGAGGAAATTAAAGCGGCTGTATGGGATTGTGATGGGGATCGGGCTCCGGGTCCAGATGGCTTCAACTTTAAGTTCATCAAAAGGTGTTGGTCAGGCTTTCGTGAGGATTTATTGAAGTTGTTCAATAAATTCTATGAAGATGGTTCCCTTAATCAGTGTTGTTCCTCATCCTTTATCGCCTTGATTCCAAAAATTAAAGATCCGGTGGGGCCGTCCGATTTTCGACCTATTAGTTTAATTGGGGTTATTAATAAAGTCATTTCTAAGGTCCTGGTCAATCGACTGAAAAAAGTGGTGGGGGGTTTGATTTCAGAAGAGCAGTCTGCTTTCCTGGCCGGTAGGAATATTATGGATGGTCCTATGGTCCTCAATGAAGTTTTCAGTTGGTTAAAGAAGTCTAGACGGCGTGGGATGTTCTTTAAAGTGGATATTAGTAAGGCGTACGACTCAGTGAATTGGAAGTTTCTTGACTCGATCATGTCTCAAATGAATTTTCCGAGAAGGTGGCGAGCATGGGTGATGGCTACGTTATATTCAGCTAAGGCCTCGGTTCTAGTGAATGGTTCACCGACGAGGGAATTTCTATGTTCCCGGGGGCTCCGGCAAGGGGATCCTCTGTCTCCTTTTTTGTTTGTAATCGTTATGGAGGCCCTATCAAAAATTATGGAAAAAGCGGTTTCACTTGGGCTATTTAATGGGTTAAAAGTCACCAATAATGGTCCTATCTTATCACACTTATTATACGCGGATGATGCAATGTTCGTGGGGGAATGGTCGGTTTCGAGTATTAATAATCTCAAGCGTATTTTGAGATGCTTCTACCTAGTCTCTGGATTGAAAGTAAACTTGGCCAAATGTAGCATCTTTGGTGTGGGAGTGAATGAAGAAGATGTCCAAAATATGGCCCAATTACTGAATTGTAAACAAGGTACGTTTCCGTTCAAACATCTTGGTTTAATGGTTGGCGCGAACATGAACTTAGCTCGGAACTGGAAGCCGGTGATCGAACTTTTCAGAAATAGGCTATCAATATGGAAAGCTAAAACGCTGTCATATGGAGGGAGAATAACCTTGATAAAATCAGTGTTAAACGCGTTACCGACTTATTACCTATCTCTGTTTAAAGCCCCAGTAAAAGTCCTAGATGTTTTGGATAAAATTAGAAGAGTTTTCTTTTGGGGCGGTTCAGAAGAGAAAGCCAAGATGAACTGGGTGGCGTGGGAAAAAACAATTGCTCCTATCGAATTTGGGGGTTTGGGATTTGGTTCACTTAGAGACGCTAACCTTGCGATGTTGGCAAAATGGTGGTGGCGTTTTAAAACAGAGAAAAAAAGTTTGTGGCGACGGGTTGTATGGTCAATTCACCACAATTCAAGGGCATGGAAGGACATCCCAGTCAAGGTGTCAGTTGCGGGTCCTTGGAAAAATATGTATAGTATTTGGCAGCCGTTGCTATCGGCTAATATTGACCTCAAATCTGCGTTCTCGGCAGTTGTTGGCGACGGAAAAAATACTTGCTTTTGGTTGGATAGTTGGGCTGAGTCGACTCCGTTTTACCTAATGTTCCCTGAATTATTCCATGAAGAAACCGTCAAGGACTGCTTGGTACAAGACCGATGGGCCGCTGGTACCTCTGGGCCTGTTTTTAACTGGGCCTGGGCTCGTCCGGTTCTAGACTCCATTGCTGCGTCCCAACTGCAGTTGTTACAGCAGGTATTAAGTGTCCGGGTTGGGTCAGTGGGGGCAGATCGCTGGATTTGGAAGCATGACGGCAGTGGGGTGTTTAATGTTGCAAGTGTTAAAAGCATTCTTAGTTCTGTTAACCGGACAAGGccttctaatgtttttgaatggAACAACTGGGTCCCGAAAAAGGTCAGCATTGTTGCCTGGCGGGCAGAAATGGAACGGTTGCCAACGAGATGTGCTTTGGCTGTTCGGAACGTCCCGGTCTCGAGCCAAATGTGTGTGATTTGTGGTGACTATGCTGAATCTAGTGATCATATTTTTGTCTCGTGCTCTTTTGCTCAGATGATTTGGCAAATTTTGGCGAACTGGTGCGGGATTCCTCCTATCTATGCGTTTGGTATAAAGGATTTGCTTTCGTTGCACTCTTCAAGTTCGGGTTCGAGGAGGAAGCGGAAAGTCATTCATGCTGTTATTCTTGTGGCTTTTTGGAGTATATGGAAGTCAAGGAATGATGCCGTATTCCGACAGGAGGTACCAAATGTTTCGAAGTCTATGGAGGAAATCAAATCGTTGGCGTTCCTATGGGTGAAGAATCGTTCAAAAGTGGGGGCTTTATCTTGGGAGGATTGGTGTCGGTTCAAACTAGATGCTATGATTTGA
- the LOC110910968 gene encoding uncharacterized protein LOC110910968: MYSFIDDKAGRVKYKYKYESQCTYMIIGYIKWYVSKNRYIDMEANKERREQQQQQQIILEKKKKKEEEVVEKKDDPMEKGREVIRESMMSTCDASNPDDILAYSRSVQKHDSSLE; the protein is encoded by the coding sequence ATGTATTCGTTCATTGATGATAAGGCCGGCCGGGttaaatacaaatataaatatgAGAGTCAGTGTACGTACATGATAATAGGATATATCAAGTGGTACGTTTCGAAGaatagatatatagatatggaAGCTAACAAAGAGAGAAGagagcagcagcagcagcagcaaataatattggagaagaagaagaagaaggaggaggaggtggtggaaaAGAAAGATGATCCGATGGAGAAGGGGAGAGAGGTGATACGAGAAAGCATGATGAGTACGTGCGATGCGAGTAATCCGGATGATATTCTGGCCTACTCTCGCTCCGTTCAGAAACATGATTCTTCTCTCGAGTGA
- the LOC110913077 gene encoding transcription factor LRL3, with the protein MILFSSFDQNRRFSLAGELAGGVTVVVGVKLDEHSRVRNLKALQTLVPNSNKIDKASMLDETIEYLKQLQLKVQLLRVLGKN; encoded by the exons ATGATTCTTTTTTCTTCATTCGATCAAAACAGGAGATTTTCG CTCGCCGGAGAGTTGGCCGGAGGAGTGACGGTGGTGGTCGGAGTAAAGCTAGATGAGCATAGCAGGGTGAGGAACTTGAAAGCATTGCAGACTTTGGTTCCAAATTCTAACAAG ATTGATAAGGCTTCAATGTTGGATGAAACTATTGAGTATCTGAAGCAGCTTCAACTGAAAGTACAG CTGCTTAGGGTTTTGGGAAAGAACTGA
- the LOC118487576 gene encoding uncharacterized protein DDB_G0283697-like, protein MLKNTIKPPEVLTVDLLIERLESHELEIKKSKVNNSAYQQNVELYYRVNLPKTGSPRTVFSAESSNTVNHETPHSGFHSGSSSTPSNQSASKNLFQCNIAVDLKNGQNFSEESAKQQMSELLPEEDAVGYAFVAKEEVKPFRDTRTEANKANDRRQRAEWKMMRLSRVHTEAKRAKRWDADRECYLDPEGNIAIDPKTLSLEAMTVEFAKLEEFQQRKWWGGGEEKEKEKEKEQEQKPKKIDEGIIDTSLELNAENFGKMADKVSSNASSSESGKKVKDDSDCKHCMKNCKVCSTQAYLKDTKVNDLTKRVRKVEDQILDHDKMLKFSNDQVKKLTEKIDNDKIEVERIRRENEKLIHENRQLSENFNKLKQTIQDSDEQNDTIDVTFTSSSDEDSVQTDVVKSVV, encoded by the exons atgttgaagaacactatcaAACCGCCAGAAGTGTTAACTGTGGATTTGCTTATCGAAAGACTAGAAAGCCATGAGCTGGAGATCAAGAAATCTAAAGTCAATAATTCAGcctatcagcagaatgtggagctgtacTACAGAGTAAATCTACCAAAGACTGGGTCTCCAAGAACAGtgttttctgcagaaagttcaaatACTGTGAATCATGAAACACCTCATAGTGGTTTccacagtggatcttcttcaacacCTTCAAACCAATCTGCATCAAAGAACTTATTTCAATGTAACATCGCTGTAGATTTgaagaatggtcaaaatttcagcGAAGAATCTgcaaagcagcagatg AGCGAGCTGCTACCTGAGGAAGACGCAGTAGGTTATGCGTTTGTTGCAAAAGAAGAAGTCAAACCGTTCAGAGACACCAGAACAGAAGCAAATAAAGCAAATGATAGAAGACAGAGAGCTGAATGGAAAATGATGAGACTTTCTCGTGTACACACTGAAGCAAAGAGAGCAAAAAGATGGGATGCAGATAGAGAATGTTACCTTGATCCTgaaggaaacattgctattgatccaAAGACTCTTAGTCTTGAAGCTATGACTGTGGAATTTGCTAAACTTGAAGAGTTTCAACAGAGAAAATGGTGGGGAGGTggtgaagagaaagagaaagagaaagaaaaagagcagGAGCAAAAGCCAAAGAAGATAGATGAAGGGATCATTGATACTTCACTAGAGTTGAACGCTGAAAACtttggaaagatggctgacaag gtcagttcaaatgcgTCATCaagtgagtcaggtaagaaagtcaaagaTGACAGTGACTGCAAACattgcatgaaaaactgcaaagtttgtagtacacaaGCTTATCTCAAAGATACGAAGGTTAATGATCTGACAAAGAGAGTCAGAAAGGTTGAAGATCAGATTCTTGATCATGACAAAATGCTCAAATTTTCAAATGATCAAGTTAAAAAGTTGACTGAAAAAATTGACAATGATAAAATTGAAGTAGAAAGAATTAGGAGAGAAAATGAGAAACTAATTCATGAAAACCGTCAACTCTCAGaaaattttaacaagttaaaacaaACAATTCAAGATTCTGATGAACAAAACG ACacaattgatgtcacgttcacttcTTCTTCCGATGAGGATAGTGTTCAAACTGACGTTGTAAAAAGTGTGGTTTAG